In Mastigocladopsis repens PCC 10914, a single window of DNA contains:
- the pds gene encoding 15-cis-phytoene desaturase — protein sequence MRVAIAGAGLAGLSCAKYLTDAGHTPIVLESRDVLGGLVAAWKDKDGDWYETGLHIFFGAYPNMLQLVKELGIEDRLQWKEHSMIFNQPNNPGTYSRFDFPNLPAPWNGITAILRNNDMLTWAEKIRFGIGLVPAMILGQRYVEEMDQYSWSEWMKKQNIPPRVEKEVFIAMSKALNFIDPNEISATILLTALNRFLQEKNGSKMAFLDGSPTERLCQPIVDYITARGSEVRLNAPLKEIVLNDDGTVKHFVIRGLNGAEDEVLTADGYVSAMSVDAMKVLLPAPWKQIEFFQKLEGLEGVPVINLQLWFDRKLTKIDHLLFSRSPLLSVYADMSNTCRGYANPDCSMLELVLAPAAYWIAKSNEEILQATLAELEKLFPDHFGGDDAAKLLKYHVVKTPRSVYKATPGRQQYRPSQQTPIANFYLAGSYTMQRYLGSMEGAVLSGKLTAQAIARSAAPQGANDRNTAEGLSERKPLPRSEGTRQTPEEAFGR from the coding sequence ATGCGTGTAGCGATCGCGGGAGCAGGTTTAGCCGGTCTTTCTTGCGCCAAATATCTCACCGATGCAGGTCACACTCCGATTGTCTTGGAAAGCCGAGACGTACTGGGGGGTTTGGTAGCAGCTTGGAAAGACAAAGACGGCGACTGGTATGAAACTGGGTTGCACATCTTCTTTGGGGCATATCCCAATATGTTGCAGCTCGTTAAGGAACTGGGCATTGAAGACAGATTGCAGTGGAAAGAACACTCCATGATCTTCAACCAGCCCAATAATCCAGGGACTTATAGTCGCTTTGATTTTCCAAATTTGCCAGCGCCTTGGAATGGCATAACAGCTATTCTGCGGAATAATGATATGCTCACATGGGCGGAAAAAATTCGCTTTGGGATCGGTTTGGTACCAGCGATGATTCTGGGGCAAAGATACGTAGAGGAGATGGACCAATACTCCTGGTCGGAGTGGATGAAAAAGCAAAACATTCCTCCACGAGTAGAAAAGGAAGTTTTTATCGCCATGTCCAAGGCGCTGAACTTCATAGACCCCAATGAAATTTCGGCAACAATTCTTCTGACAGCTCTCAATCGCTTTCTTCAAGAAAAGAACGGCTCAAAAATGGCTTTTCTGGATGGTTCCCCCACAGAACGCCTGTGCCAGCCAATAGTGGATTACATTACCGCACGCGGCTCAGAAGTGCGGTTGAATGCGCCCCTCAAAGAAATCGTACTGAATGACGATGGCACGGTAAAGCATTTCGTGATTCGGGGGTTGAATGGAGCAGAAGATGAAGTATTAACGGCTGATGGCTACGTCTCGGCAATGTCGGTTGACGCAATGAAGGTTTTGCTACCTGCACCCTGGAAGCAAATTGAATTTTTCCAAAAGTTGGAAGGTTTGGAGGGGGTGCCAGTGATAAACTTGCAACTGTGGTTTGACCGTAAACTCACTAAGATTGACCACCTGCTATTTTCGCGCTCGCCCCTGCTCAGTGTTTATGCCGATATGAGCAACACCTGCCGTGGATACGCCAACCCTGACTGCTCAATGCTGGAACTAGTCCTAGCTCCGGCTGCATATTGGATTGCAAAAAGTAATGAAGAAATTTTGCAGGCAACTCTTGCCGAATTAGAAAAGCTGTTTCCCGACCACTTTGGTGGAGACGATGCAGCAAAGTTGCTAAAATATCATGTCGTCAAGACGCCGCGCTCGGTTTACAAAGCAACGCCTGGTCGTCAACAGTACCGTCCCTCGCAACAGACCCCAATTGCTAACTTCTATCTGGCAGGGAGTTACACCATGCAACGCTACTTAGGAAGTATGGAAGGTGCCGTACTTTCTGGTAAGCTGACAGCGCAGGCGATTGCGCGGAGCGCAGCGCCCCAAGGGGCGAACGACCGTAATACCGCTGAGGGTCTTTCTGAAAGAAAACCTCTCCCTCGTTCCGAAGGAACAAGGCAAACGCCTGAAGAGGCGTTTGGACGGTAG
- a CDS encoding glycoside hydrolase family 5 protein, translated as MSHTRFIVQVLQKISFFRAYKGTRLWRQFTKHLAIGLALVLLYTGFSSCSMPFKQNDISISEAATTIVPPLSTQGSQIVDANGSVVLLRGVNWFGMELNTHAPNGLWVRDYKDMLAQIKSLGYNVIRFPYSIQALRSSDISSVDFSIGANKDFQDKTPLEIMDLVIKEAQRQGLLILLDNHRLNDQEISELWYDDQFTESDWINTWTMLAKRYKNQANVIGADLKNEPHGRASWGTGNSATDWRLAAERAGNRILNVNPNWLILVEGVEKNVPGQKLSGYLWGSNLEGVRKYPVRLKVSGKLVYSPHEYGGSDLSWFLDSTFPKNLSQRWETAFNYIASQGIAPIWIGEFGGYDVDSTSKEGIWQQEFVNYINKKQLSFTYWCWNPNSQGTGGILQDDWESINTDKQKLLSKLLR; from the coding sequence ATGAGTCATACTCGGTTTATAGTGCAAGTATTACAAAAAATAAGTTTTTTTAGAGCCTACAAGGGTACAAGGCTGTGGAGACAGTTCACAAAACACCTTGCGATTGGCTTGGCATTGGTGTTGCTTTACACAGGTTTTAGTAGCTGTTCAATGCCGTTCAAACAGAATGACATCTCTATCAGTGAGGCTGCTACTACTATTGTCCCTCCTTTGTCTACTCAAGGTTCTCAGATTGTTGATGCCAATGGTAGCGTGGTTCTGCTGCGCGGTGTCAACTGGTTTGGCATGGAACTAAACACCCATGCCCCAAATGGCCTTTGGGTTAGAGATTACAAAGATATGCTCGCTCAGATTAAAAGTTTGGGCTATAACGTCATCCGCTTCCCCTATTCCATACAAGCACTGCGTTCTAGTGACATCAGTAGTGTCGATTTTTCTATTGGTGCAAATAAAGATTTCCAAGACAAGACTCCGCTGGAGATAATGGACTTGGTGATTAAGGAGGCGCAGCGTCAGGGACTGCTAATTTTGCTCGACAATCACCGACTCAACGATCAGGAGATCTCGGAATTGTGGTACGATGACCAATTTACCGAGAGCGACTGGATTAACACTTGGACAATGCTAGCCAAACGCTACAAAAACCAAGCCAACGTGATCGGGGCGGATCTGAAAAACGAACCTCATGGTCGTGCTAGTTGGGGAACAGGTAACTCAGCAACTGACTGGCGGCTAGCTGCAGAACGGGCTGGAAACAGAATTCTCAATGTAAACCCAAATTGGCTGATTTTGGTAGAGGGAGTAGAGAAAAATGTGCCTGGTCAAAAATTATCAGGCTACTTGTGGGGTTCAAATCTTGAGGGCGTCCGCAAATATCCAGTACGCCTGAAGGTATCCGGAAAGCTAGTATATTCTCCTCATGAGTACGGTGGTTCTGATTTGTCGTGGTTTTTAGACTCTACATTTCCTAAAAACTTATCTCAACGTTGGGAAACAGCATTTAACTATATTGCTTCGCAAGGGATTGCCCCAATTTGGATTGGTGAATTTGGTGGATATGACGTAGATAGCACTTCTAAGGAGGGTATTTGGCAACAGGAATTTGTCAATTACATCAATAAGAAACAACTTAGCTTTACCTACTGGTGTTGGAATCCCAACAGTCAAGGTACCGGAGGCATTCTACAAGACGACTGGGAAAGTATTAATACTGACAAGCAGAAACTTTTGAGTAAGCTGCTGCGTTGA
- a CDS encoding glycosyltransferase, which yields MNILYLTTVLPSQRKTGGEIASQSFIDALEQSGHKVLVVGYQRQGDVSLNKLVNEISVGQRYIETDKSKFYPLFWMGLSLIKKLPYSCAKYYSERYIKNVITLLNNQDYDVAIIDHAQVGWLLPFLSNKIKLIFIAHNVEHEVYLEQFQNTHNNISKQIYKREAHLIQELEDSVARKAKEVWTFTSYDASYFSNINKATRVFNIPSSLERLSSTTAMKTFDVGILGSWTWKANMLGLKWFFQEVYPLLPLDFSIQVAGRGAEWLQGQYPNVKYCGFVPDVQAFMAQAKVIAVPSISGGGVQIKTLDAIASGTPIVATPVAMRGICDYPSCVKVVEKPKDFADHLVELVANTAPDSCEDALIWSRIRQKKFFADVADAMNSIRVFQGIFPT from the coding sequence ATGAATATTTTATACTTGACAACGGTTCTTCCTAGTCAAAGGAAAACTGGTGGGGAAATTGCATCCCAAAGCTTTATTGATGCTCTTGAGCAAAGCGGACACAAGGTTTTGGTTGTTGGCTACCAGCGACAAGGCGATGTTTCTCTCAACAAACTCGTAAATGAAATCTCAGTCGGTCAACGATATATAGAAACAGATAAATCTAAATTTTATCCTCTTTTTTGGATGGGTTTGAGCCTGATAAAAAAGCTTCCCTACTCCTGTGCAAAATATTATTCTGAAAGGTATATCAAAAATGTAATAACACTATTAAATAACCAAGACTATGATGTTGCCATCATAGATCATGCACAAGTAGGTTGGTTATTGCCTTTCTTAAGCAACAAAATTAAGTTGATATTCATTGCTCATAACGTAGAACACGAAGTCTATTTAGAGCAATTTCAAAATACACATAATAATATATCAAAACAGATATACAAGCGAGAAGCTCACCTCATTCAAGAGTTGGAAGATAGTGTGGCAAGGAAAGCTAAAGAAGTTTGGACATTCACATCATATGATGCGAGCTACTTTAGCAACATTAACAAGGCGACTAGAGTGTTCAATATACCTTCTAGCTTAGAAAGATTATCAAGTACAACTGCAATGAAAACCTTTGATGTGGGAATTCTCGGCAGTTGGACATGGAAAGCTAATATGTTGGGTTTGAAGTGGTTCTTCCAAGAAGTTTATCCTCTCTTACCCTTAGATTTCTCCATTCAGGTTGCAGGTAGGGGTGCTGAATGGTTGCAGGGACAGTATCCTAATGTAAAATATTGTGGTTTTGTGCCAGATGTACAAGCATTTATGGCACAGGCAAAAGTGATTGCTGTTCCCTCTATTAGTGGGGGTGGTGTCCAAATTAAAACTTTGGATGCTATTGCTTCAGGAACTCCCATTGTGGCAACTCCTGTGGCAATGCGTGGAATTTGCGACTACCCGTCTTGCGTTAAGGTTGTCGAAAAACCAAAGGATTTTGCTGATCATTTAGTTGAATTAGTAGCAAATACAGCCCCAGATTCTTGTGAGGATGCGCTTATATGGTCAAGAATTCGGCAGAAAAAATTCTTTGCTGATGTTGCTGATGCAATGAATTCAATCAGAGTTTTTCAAGGCATATTTCCTACTTAA
- a CDS encoding glycosyltransferase family 2 protein codes for MLISVCVATYQRPEGLKRLLDGLNQLTFSKCETPDIEVIVVDNDSTGSAHAVYSSKVSDFKWLLKYHIEPTRGISYVRNKAIACVSKDSDFVAFIDDDEAPKASWLDELLSVQQTYDADVVTGPVLPHFMKSNIPNWVVKGGFFEPKRYSTGHLLRVAFTNNVLIRLLVLQKLDKIFDERFALTGGEDSHFFMRVYRAGYKLVWADEALVYEWIPESRINMRWILQRGYLGWSRHSFCERELYPSIMVLAIRIAKGIALMIQGVCLIFPSLFLGQHVFIKALLHIYRGAGTLAGILGMRHEVYRITQGI; via the coding sequence ATGTTAATTTCTGTGTGCGTAGCAACCTATCAACGTCCTGAAGGATTAAAACGCTTACTTGATGGACTCAATCAGCTCACTTTTAGTAAGTGTGAAACTCCAGATATAGAGGTAATTGTTGTTGATAATGATTCAACTGGTTCTGCTCATGCAGTTTACTCTAGTAAAGTGAGTGATTTCAAATGGTTACTAAAGTACCACATTGAACCTACTCGTGGTATTTCCTATGTTCGCAATAAAGCGATCGCTTGTGTCAGCAAAGATTCAGATTTTGTGGCTTTCATAGATGACGATGAAGCCCCCAAAGCATCTTGGCTGGATGAGCTTTTATCGGTTCAGCAAACATATGATGCGGACGTAGTCACTGGACCTGTTTTACCGCATTTTATGAAGTCAAATATCCCTAATTGGGTTGTCAAAGGAGGTTTTTTTGAGCCTAAGCGTTATTCCACAGGTCATTTGCTAAGAGTAGCGTTTACTAACAATGTGCTGATTCGCTTACTCGTTTTGCAGAAACTAGATAAAATTTTCGATGAGCGTTTTGCTCTGACTGGTGGAGAAGATTCGCATTTTTTCATGCGTGTTTATCGTGCGGGATATAAACTAGTTTGGGCGGATGAAGCTTTAGTCTATGAATGGATACCTGAAAGCCGTATCAACATGAGATGGATTCTTCAAAGAGGTTATCTAGGTTGGAGCAGACATAGCTTTTGCGAGCGGGAACTCTATCCTTCAATTATGGTACTTGCCATACGTATCGCCAAAGGAATCGCACTGATGATTCAAGGGGTATGCCTCATTTTCCCATCTCTGTTTTTGGGACAACACGTATTTATTAAAGCTTTGCTACATATTTATAGGGGTGCTGGAACGCTTGCAGGTATTCTTGGAATGCGCCACGAGGTATACAGGATAACTCAAGGGATATAG
- a CDS encoding WecB/TagA/CpsF family glycosyltransferase, which translates to MNKVKILNLEIDNLSKAEFLEKLQSGVVFTPNVDHLIKLQKDPEFLQAYSISDYKVCDSQILVHASKFLGTPIKEKISGSDLFPAFYNYHRHNEDIKIFLLGAGQGVASKAQNEINRKTGRSIVIASYSPPFGFDKDEQECQNIVRMINNSGATVLVIGVGAPKQEKWIYKYKAMLPQIRIFMALGATIDFEAGNVKRSPKWMSEVGLEWLFRMLCEPKRLWKRYLVDDIPFFILILKQKLNLYMTKDHKNKNKKPMWQIADRL; encoded by the coding sequence ATGAACAAAGTTAAAATTCTGAACCTAGAGATTGACAATTTGTCGAAGGCAGAATTTTTAGAGAAATTGCAATCCGGGGTAGTATTTACGCCGAATGTTGACCATCTGATTAAACTGCAAAAAGACCCTGAGTTCTTGCAGGCGTATAGTATTAGTGACTATAAGGTTTGTGATAGCCAAATACTAGTTCATGCGTCTAAATTTTTAGGAACCCCAATCAAAGAAAAAATTTCAGGTTCCGACTTGTTTCCTGCTTTCTATAATTATCATAGGCATAATGAAGACATCAAAATCTTTCTTTTAGGAGCAGGTCAAGGAGTAGCTAGTAAAGCTCAAAATGAAATAAATAGGAAAACAGGTAGGAGCATTGTTATTGCTTCATATTCTCCGCCTTTTGGATTTGATAAAGATGAACAAGAGTGTCAAAACATAGTTCGCATGATCAATAATTCTGGTGCTACTGTCTTGGTTATAGGAGTTGGTGCCCCAAAGCAAGAAAAATGGATATACAAGTACAAGGCTATGCTACCGCAAATAAGGATATTTATGGCATTGGGTGCGACTATTGATTTTGAAGCAGGAAACGTGAAAAGATCTCCAAAATGGATGAGCGAAGTTGGCTTAGAATGGTTGTTTAGAATGTTGTGTGAACCAAAAAGATTATGGAAAAGATATTTGGTAGATGATATTCCTTTTTTTATATTAATTTTGAAACAAAAACTAAATTTGTACATGACCAAGGATCATAAAAATAAAAATAAAAAACCCATGTGGCAAATTGCTGACAGATTATAG
- a CDS encoding ABC transporter substrate-binding protein translates to MQKMNAAFALALATLAVGFLAAACDNTAPSNTPGNGGSATTKGLKIGSLLPATGDLASIGQQMIPAVPFLVETVNACGGVNGEPVTLVPVDDQTDPKGGAAGMTKLATVDRVAGVVGSFASSVSTAAVSIAAQNKVMLISPGSTSPVFTEQAKQGKFKGFWARTVPPDSYQGPALATLANKRGYKRVSTVVINNDYGVGFEKAFVQAFKKLGGTVANENNPVRYDPKATTFESEASAAFAGKPDAVLGVFYVETGSLLLKAAYQQGLLQGVQVMLTDGMKSDEFPGQVGKTNDGKYIGSGIIGTVPGSNGKALAALTKLWQSKKGGSPGEFAPQAWDATALLVLAAQAAKENTGVGIANKIREVSNAPGTEVTDVCEGLKLLQQGKDINYQGASGNVDVDENGDVVGIYDVWTVGDDGKIKTIDKVSPK, encoded by the coding sequence ATGCAAAAGATGAATGCTGCCTTTGCTCTGGCTTTGGCTACCCTGGCAGTTGGTTTTCTGGCAGCAGCTTGTGACAATACAGCCCCAAGTAACACCCCTGGTAATGGAGGAAGTGCCACCACCAAAGGGCTAAAAATTGGTTCCCTACTACCAGCAACAGGTGACTTGGCTTCCATTGGACAGCAGATGATACCTGCCGTTCCCTTCCTTGTGGAAACTGTCAACGCTTGCGGTGGCGTGAATGGCGAACCTGTGACCCTTGTGCCTGTGGACGACCAAACCGACCCCAAAGGTGGTGCTGCCGGTATGACCAAACTGGCAACTGTCGATAGGGTTGCAGGTGTCGTTGGCTCTTTTGCCAGCAGCGTTTCCACTGCGGCTGTCTCAATTGCCGCTCAAAATAAAGTCATGCTCATTTCTCCAGGTAGCACCAGCCCCGTATTTACAGAACAGGCGAAACAAGGTAAATTTAAAGGCTTTTGGGCGCGTACTGTTCCACCTGATAGCTACCAAGGACCAGCATTAGCCACACTTGCTAATAAAAGAGGTTATAAAAGAGTTTCCACCGTCGTCATAAACAATGACTATGGTGTGGGTTTTGAAAAAGCATTTGTGCAAGCTTTTAAAAAATTGGGGGGAACTGTTGCTAACGAAAACAATCCTGTTCGCTACGACCCGAAAGCTACCACATTTGAAAGTGAAGCATCTGCTGCTTTCGCTGGTAAGCCGGATGCAGTCCTAGGCGTTTTTTACGTAGAAACTGGTAGTCTGCTGCTAAAAGCAGCGTACCAGCAAGGTTTGCTTCAGGGTGTGCAGGTCATGCTAACAGATGGAATGAAGTCAGATGAGTTTCCTGGACAAGTCGGCAAAACCAATGACGGTAAATATATCGGCTCTGGAATTATCGGTACAGTACCAGGTTCCAACGGCAAAGCGTTAGCGGCTCTCACCAAACTCTGGCAATCCAAAAAAGGAGGCTCACCAGGAGAATTCGCTCCTCAAGCTTGGGACGCCACCGCCTTGCTAGTTTTGGCAGCACAAGCTGCTAAAGAAAATACAGGTGTTGGCATAGCCAACAAAATCCGTGAAGTTTCCAATGCCCCAGGCACAGAAGTGACTGATGTTTGCGAAGGACTAAAGTTACTGCAACAAGGTAAAGATATTAACTACCAGGGAGCCAGTGGCAACGTAGATGTTGACGAAAACGGCGATGTAGTCGGTATCTACGATGTTTGGACAGTTGGGGACGACGGCAAAATCAAGACGATTGATAAAGTTAGCCCGAAATAA
- a CDS encoding glycosyltransferase family 4 protein — MKVILLNNYSMTGQWEQWHRENYQYPSHHLWGATLLPKYGIDVHILPFEKCSFLKKISQRLKIFGDLDQQLRILFFKQEYDVVYSGHHLTTAFLAFLRSLGIFKKPIVAITYQSFRKNLGSHLLTSLLLRGHDKLFCLNNEIKDHLKYEFHIPENKLEILEWGNDLPCYQIKNVSTDENKKSGTRFILSAGKTYRDYDTLIKAFSQINHPLKICSHGNSLISNTCELTSNIHLVKKMLSWQELLAEYEQAYAVAIPLNMRPNKPYNAIGLTSLLEAMSMGKAVVMTRNKYVGIDVEKQGIGIVVDQQDVKGWQQAISYLLQHPDETREMGNRSRRLCEEKYNLEVFSSKLSKLLQNVVLK, encoded by the coding sequence ATGAAAGTAATTTTACTTAACAACTACAGCATGACTGGCCAATGGGAACAGTGGCACAGAGAGAATTACCAATATCCAAGTCATCATCTTTGGGGAGCTACATTACTACCTAAATATGGTATCGATGTTCATATTTTGCCTTTTGAAAAATGTTCTTTTCTTAAAAAAATCAGCCAAAGATTAAAAATTTTTGGAGATTTAGATCAGCAATTAAGGATACTGTTTTTTAAACAGGAGTATGATGTTGTTTATTCAGGACACCACCTGACTACAGCATTCCTCGCATTTCTCCGTTCTCTTGGTATATTCAAAAAACCAATCGTTGCCATAACATATCAATCATTTCGGAAAAATTTAGGGAGCCATTTATTAACTAGCTTACTTCTTAGGGGACACGATAAACTTTTTTGCTTGAACAATGAAATTAAAGACCATTTAAAATATGAGTTTCATATACCTGAGAACAAGTTGGAAATATTAGAGTGGGGGAACGATTTACCCTGTTATCAAATAAAGAATGTAAGTACTGATGAAAACAAAAAATCTGGCACTAGGTTTATTTTAAGTGCAGGTAAAACTTATCGAGACTACGACACACTGATAAAAGCCTTTAGCCAAATCAACCACCCTTTAAAAATTTGCAGCCATGGGAACTCTCTCATTTCTAACACTTGCGAACTAACCTCAAACATTCATCTTGTTAAAAAGATGCTTTCATGGCAAGAACTTTTAGCAGAATATGAACAAGCATATGCAGTTGCTATTCCTTTAAATATGAGACCCAATAAACCATATAATGCGATTGGCTTGACAAGTTTATTAGAGGCAATGTCAATGGGTAAAGCAGTTGTAATGACAAGAAACAAGTACGTTGGTATTGATGTAGAAAAACAGGGTATCGGAATTGTTGTTGACCAGCAAGATGTTAAGGGATGGCAACAGGCAATCTCCTATTTACTGCAACATCCAGATGAAACTCGGGAGATGGGAAACAGATCTCGGCGTTTGTGTGAAGAAAAATATAACTTAGAAGTTTTTTCATCAAAATTATCTAAGCTCTTACAAAATGTAGTTTTGAAGTAG
- the crtB gene encoding 15-cis-phytoene synthase CrtB gives MLQLPDSPPRMKTPVSVDESYKLCRQLIVKYSTTFYIGTLLVNKPKRKHIWAIYAWCRRTDELVDGPASAITTPETLALWEQQLESIFAGHPLDNFDVALVDTIQRFPIDIQPFRDMIAGQRMDLYRSRYQTFEELYLYCYRVAGTVGLMSTAVMGLDTSTNTAPWNRHQQPYIPTEEAITLGIAHQLTNILRDVGEDARRGRIYIPQEELARFNYTEQDLFKGVVDERWQALMRFQIARARQFYAKAEKGISHLSADARLPVWASLMHYSRILNVIERNDYNVFTRRAYVPQWQKLRALPVAWLRSQVL, from the coding sequence ATGCTGCAACTGCCTGATTCTCCCCCACGCATGAAAACACCGGTCTCTGTAGACGAGTCCTATAAACTTTGTCGCCAACTTATAGTCAAGTATTCCACGACTTTTTACATTGGCACTTTGTTGGTTAACAAGCCAAAGCGCAAACATATTTGGGCAATTTATGCTTGGTGTCGCCGTACAGATGAACTAGTGGATGGTCCCGCATCTGCTATCACCACGCCAGAAACTTTGGCTCTGTGGGAACAGCAGCTAGAATCGATTTTTGCAGGACATCCATTGGATAATTTTGATGTAGCTTTGGTGGATACCATCCAACGTTTCCCGATAGACATTCAACCCTTTCGGGATATGATTGCAGGTCAGCGTATGGACTTATACCGCAGTCGCTACCAAACCTTTGAGGAATTATACCTCTACTGTTACCGCGTCGCTGGCACAGTAGGTTTGATGTCAACAGCGGTGATGGGTCTTGACACCTCCACAAACACAGCTCCGTGGAACCGTCATCAACAGCCGTATATCCCCACTGAAGAAGCAATTACCTTGGGAATTGCCCATCAACTTACTAATATCCTGCGGGACGTGGGGGAGGATGCAAGGCGGGGGCGAATATACATTCCCCAAGAAGAATTAGCACGGTTTAACTACACAGAGCAAGACCTGTTTAAAGGAGTCGTAGATGAGCGCTGGCAGGCACTAATGCGCTTTCAAATTGCACGGGCACGCCAATTTTACGCCAAGGCTGAAAAGGGAATCTCCCACCTATCTGCCGATGCCCGGTTGCCTGTGTGGGCATCTCTGATGCATTACAGTCGAATTTTGAACGTCATTGAACGCAACGATTACAATGTGTTCACTCGACGTGCCTACGTTCCTCAGTGGCAAAAGTTACGTGCTTTGCCTGTAGCATGGTTGCGCTCGCAAGTGTTATGA
- a CDS encoding glycosyltransferase family protein: MSQMTQENSSSKNIYLRLNQKPRILVVSMRGFHSQAFRSAEYEFEDAVFTFDYADILAPVLASGAVSTLNKKLANYAARATGKGQLLSSGCIPTIVDREYDLLFFICQHFWDIACINSIKAWREKCRKAVLWIDEIWAKEIGDHKTRLCFELVKDFDYIFTTQSSSINAITNLVQRPCYSLPYGVDTIKFCPYPQAPQRSIDIYSIGRRSPIVHKALLEMAERKNFLYLFDSLKGLQMTDYKEHRTLYSNLIKRSRYYIANKAKFDAIHQTGGQEELGSRFFEGAAGGAVMIGTPPVCEAYTTYFNWSDAVIEIPYDATNLADIITALDAQPERLNRIRKDNVINSLLRHDWVYRWEQILEKLGLESTPEMLSRKAHLRNLADTVQSGH; this comes from the coding sequence ATGTCACAAATGACTCAGGAAAATTCATCATCCAAAAATATATATCTTCGTTTAAATCAAAAACCACGTATTTTAGTAGTATCAATGCGCGGTTTCCATTCCCAAGCCTTTCGCTCTGCTGAGTATGAATTTGAAGATGCTGTTTTTACTTTTGACTATGCTGATATACTTGCTCCTGTGCTAGCTTCTGGTGCCGTCAGTACACTTAATAAAAAGCTGGCAAACTATGCAGCAAGAGCTACTGGTAAAGGTCAACTTCTCAGTTCGGGTTGCATTCCTACCATTGTAGATAGAGAATACGATTTATTATTTTTTATTTGCCAACACTTTTGGGATATCGCGTGTATTAATTCTATTAAAGCATGGCGAGAAAAATGCCGTAAAGCTGTTTTATGGATAGATGAAATCTGGGCAAAAGAGATTGGAGACCATAAAACTAGACTTTGCTTTGAACTTGTGAAAGATTTTGATTATATTTTTACGACACAAAGTTCTAGCATTAATGCTATTACCAATTTGGTTCAGCGTCCTTGTTATTCTTTACCCTATGGGGTCGATACTATAAAATTTTGCCCCTATCCACAAGCACCGCAACGGAGTATAGATATTTATAGCATTGGTCGCCGTTCACCAATAGTACACAAAGCTTTACTGGAAATGGCGGAACGGAAAAATTTTTTATATTTATTTGACTCTCTTAAAGGTTTACAAATGACCGACTATAAAGAGCACCGAACTTTATATAGCAATTTGATTAAGAGAAGTCGTTACTATATTGCTAATAAAGCAAAATTTGACGCTATACATCAAACAGGTGGTCAAGAGGAGCTAGGTTCTCGCTTTTTTGAGGGAGCAGCAGGGGGAGCGGTTATGATTGGGACTCCTCCAGTTTGTGAAGCTTATACAACTTACTTTAACTGGTCTGATGCAGTGATTGAAATTCCCTATGATGCTACTAATTTAGCTGATATTATCACTGCTCTTGATGCACAACCAGAGCGCTTAAATAGAATTCGTAAAGACAATGTGATTAACTCTCTACTACGTCATGACTGGGTATACCGTTGGGAACAAATTTTAGAGAAATTAGGGCTTGAAAGCACACCAGAAATGTTATCTCGAAAGGCTCATTTAAGAAACTTAGCTGACACAGTACAAAGTGGACATTGA